From Procambarus clarkii isolate CNS0578487 chromosome 49, FALCON_Pclarkii_2.0, whole genome shotgun sequence, a single genomic window includes:
- the LOC138351435 gene encoding uncharacterized protein: MSLLSDGQRCPSEYQRYPSEYQRCPSEYQRCPSEYQRCPSECQRCPSECQRCLSEYQRCPSECQRCPSECQRCPSEYQRCPSEYQRCPSECQRCPSEYQRCPSEYQRCPSEYQRCPTEYQRCQSEDQRCPSEYQRCLSEYQRCLSEYQRCPSEYQRCLSDDQRCPSEYQRCLSEYQRCLSEYQRCPSEYQRCPSEYQRCLSEDQRCPSEYQRCPSEYQRCLSEYQRCLSEYQRCPSEYQRCLSEYQRGPSEYQRCLSEYQRCPSEYQRCLSEYQRCPSEYQRYPSEYQRCPSEYQRCPSEYQRCLSEYQRCPSEYQRCPSEYQRCPSEYQRCPSEYQWCPSE, translated from the coding sequence ATGTCCTTGTTGTCAGATGGGCAGCGGTGCCCATCTGAGTACCAGCGGTACCCATCTGAGTACCAGCGGTGCCCCTCTGAGTACCAGCGGTGCCCCTCTGAGTACCAGCGGTGCCCCTCTGAGTGCCAGCGGTGCCCCTCTGAGTGCCAGCGGTGCCTATCTGAGTACCAGCGGTGCCCCTCTGAGTGCCAGCGGTGCCCCTCTGAGTGCCAGCGGTGCCCCTCTGAGTACCAGCGGTGCCCCTCTGAGTACCAGCGGTGCCCCTCTGAGTGCCAGCGGTGCCCCTCTGAGTACCAGCGGTGCCCCTCTGAGTACCAGCGGTGCCCATCTGAGTACCAGCGGTGCCCCACTGAGTACCAGCGGTGCCAATCTGAGGACCAGCGGTGCCCCTCTGAGTACCAGCGGTGCCTATCTGAGTACCAGCGGTGCCTATCTGAGTACCAGCGGTGCCCATCTGAGTACCAGCGGTGCCTATCTGACGACCAGCGGTGCCCCTCTGAGTACCAGCGGTGCCTATCTGAGTACCAGCGGTGCCTATCTGAGTACCAGCGGTGCCCATCTGAGTACCAGCGGTGCCCATCTGAGTACCAGCGGTGCCTATCTGAGGACCAGCGGTGCCCCTCTGAGTACCAGCGGTGCCCATCTGAGTACCAGCGGTGCCTATCTGAGTACCAGCGGTGCCTATCTGAGTACCAGCGGTGCCCATCTGAGTACCAGCGGTGCCTATCTGAGTACCAGCGGGGCCCATCTGAGTACCAGCGGTGCCTATCTGAGTATCAGCGGTGCCCATCTGAGTATCAGCGGTGCCTATCTGAGTACCAGCGGTGCCCCTCTGAGTACCAGCGGTACCCCTCTGAGTACCAGCGGTGCCCCTCTGAGTACCAGCGGTGCCCATCTGAGTATCAGCGGTGCCTATCTGAGTACCAGCGGTGCCCCTCTGAGTACCAGCGGTGCCCCTCTGAGTACCAGCGGTGCCCCTCTGAGTACCAGCGGTGCCCATCTGAGTACCAGTGGTGCCCATCAGAGTAG